The window TGTTGGCTCAAGAAAGGCTGGGAGGATGAAGAGGCGGAGGAGGTAAAAGTTGACGAAGATTCTGATGATGAGCTTGCTTGTTCTGGTACTGACTTGCtccatttttccttgttaTGAACGCATGCTCCAGTAATGCAGCTGCAGTCCATCTCTTCCGAGCTTCTCTTTGCAAACAACAAGCAATAAAGTGACGAAACTCCGGTGAAGCAGTGGCCGGGGCCTCCGGTGGCTGAGCCATACATATAGCACACATCAAGCTAGCCCAATCCCCAGGCCTCTCAACAGCAAGAGGAAAGCGACCCAGATAGAATTCCAATATGCTAACCCCAAAGCTCCAAATATCCCCTGCATAACCATTGTACTGACCCTGATTTAGATCGGAATTGATTCTCTCAGGGCTCATATACGCAATAGTCCCAACCGAGGAATTACAAGGGTCCATAGTCTGTTCCAAGATTCGACCGACGCCAAAATCAGCGATCTTAACCTGCCTTCGAGAATTGATGAGAAGATTGGAGGGTTTGATATCGCGATGAACGATACGTCGGCTATGAAGATAAGCAAGACCGCTAAGAATCTGGCGAGCCAAATCAGAGAGTTGATGTTCTTGAGGGATGTGTGTTCCTTCCAAAGAACCCGATCCATATACTCAAGAAGAACCTGGATTTCACCGTTATGATCAAACATATCGTGGCACTTAACAACATAGGGATTGTCAACGTCACGAAGGATCTCGACCTCGCGGCACATCTGAAGCCTAACCGCATCTTCATGGTTTCCGTAAATGACCTTGAGAGCATAAACATGACCGGTGGGACGGTGAAGGACTTTGTAAACGGTACCTCCACATCCACTTCCGATTCGGCTGACACGCTCAAAGTCAGAAAGGGTGAAAGGGTGACGTTGGGGAGGAAGAGGGTCAGGGGGGCGATTGGCGTTGTGGAGTTGACTGGTGGAAGGAGGAGGGGCAGAGTTGGAGGAGGTAGGAGGCAAAGGAAGAGGAACAGCCAAAGATGTGTTGTCACGTTGAGGAAGATGGAGATTTAGATGGGGACGGCGACGAGTACGATCGGTGGGAGGATTTGTAGCTGGAGGCGGCTGGAAAGGTCTCATCGGCtctgatgaagaagaagaagaagaggaggaatcgaaatagaataaaatgaaaaggaagaaagaaaattgaagaataaagatagagaaaatggatcgaagaaggaagaagaagaagaagaagaagagattgaTTGATTATAGTGGGAGggattaaaaagagaaagttcTTGGAAGAGGGAAAGGAGGGGAAGAAAAATGAGGGAAaccaaattaacttttttttttttttttcctttctttctttctttctacaaAATGAAACGGAGGAAGGAAAGGGAAGGAAAGGGTAAGTGATGTGTAATAtgtatttaacttttatatttatatatttatatattatatatttaattagtgtgtgtgtgtgtgtgtgtgttggggttaatagaaagaaaatatatatatatatatatatataaaaaaaaaagaatgaatataTTAGATCGAGGGAGAGGTCGAAATCAAAAGAGGGAATCATATAGATATTATGGAGGAAGAGGGGGTGAGGGTTGACGCGACTGAAACCGGAGTGTACAACACGGACCAATGGcctttattaattattggaAACACTCCATTATTTCAGAATGGGAGCGTGTTCTCTTCTTTTGGACCTTTCTCTACGTATTTCgtatttcatatttcattatgtatccatctctctctctctctctcctttcggtgcacttttcttttcttttcttttacatctCTATCACTGGATCATACAATTATACcctctttgtttctttctttcttcaaaccCACCAAACCCCTTTTTCCCAAGCCCAAGCCCAAGCCCAAGCCCAAGCCCAAGCCCAATCCCATTCCCTAACCCTCCACTTTGATTCTTACGGAAATTAGATCGAATACCAGACACAAAATGCTGATGTATGCCTAAATTAAAGGATATCACCTACTTCAACTATAtaatcttatatttattacctttttatttctctttttaatataattttccatctttttttttattattatctttcttttgcttCATTCAAAtccattttcctttgtattttatgatttttttttactatacaTCTCCCtcttaaaattcaattaaaaccATTCAAGTTCCCTCCATGTCACACATCTATTCTTCTCTCCTTTTCACAAACTTTTGTACTAATTTCCTCCTATTTTTGCAAGCTTTTGAACCAGTCTAGGAGAGTAGATCAAGTTAGAGACAACAATCCACATGTCAAAACTACCATCCAATTACTTACTCAAGATGAGGACAtgattcaaattgaaattcatttttgCAAATGGATGAGTTCAACAGGGGTTTGCGGTTAGGTTAGAAAAGGCGTGAggtttttctatattaaaaatgtttacaaaagtCATATGCTATAAAAGGAGTTACGTCTTTGGTTCTACACGGTCTATGTTGGAAACACTTGGCTTTAGTATGCTaactctaattaaattatttttgtactCTTTAGTTGGAGAGTGGAAAAAATGTGTGGGTAGCAAAAAACTTTGAGAGGGACTTCTGTAAGTGAAGTcatgataataaaaattattctttaagATTGCAACAGTTTTTCTTCGACTTAGAAGTTTTTGTACCTagattctttgtttttagttttcattgtTTGCTTTATTAATTCCCTATTATTTTCTGCCTAATGGGTATTAGAGTCATGCCTCATACTTAACCATGCAAATAGAGATCTTCAGGTGTCGAACAAAGATATAATAAAGTCTCAAAAGTAGATCATGATGTGATATGTGGTTGAACTCTATTTAACAATATCATACCATGATGGAGATATATAGAGAGTATGTTGTACTAACAAATAGTATTGGAGCATCAAAATGAGAAGCAGATAGTGTCATATGTCGAGTTTTATAAATGTTGCAGAAGCTATGGATTCTTTGAATATCTTATCAATGTGGAAGTGGTTGATTTTTTGTTGTCACATAAAGGTCCTACGttgaaaaagtttaagaaagcCATGAGTATTTCCTATCTTAAAAAGGTTTATGGAAGCCATAAACtataatagaaaaaactatGCCTTTggtaattttcaattttcttatttggaaacattttaaactttattctCTAGTTGGATTGTGAGAAAAAGATGTAAGTGACCAAAAGCTTAGAAAAAGTGTTCTTGTAATAATTGGAGTCcgaagagaaaaatatatattttttgcatataaaccattggaagaataacataaatcaaaatacaaatactCTCTCGGCCTTACAATTATGGAAACTAAATGATAAATAGAGTAGAGAGGGTTTGCTCATTAATTAAGAAGTGAGTAATAAATGGGACGTGGCATGATCTTATATGTTGCCCTAGTGAGTGAGTTGTTTGTAGGAAGAAATATGTATTTACGCACATAACGTCTTTTGAAGAAGACTAGGATTATTGATATGAATCTTCTAtcaatcaaatagaaaataatttatttatagaattatTCGTGGACATTCGAAAAGTCATGTCATTTcctataatttagttattaatacTTTTCATGAAGTGATGCATTTATTTAGGAAGAAtcacaaataataatcatttattTCAACAATCCCTTCCACAAAtgataaattgataaatgggagaaaataaacatttgatatttttcaatgGAGAACCTGCATGAGGATAAGTAGCATAAACTTTGAGCTTTCCCTAGTGAACATCAATCGAGTTTACTTGGTTAGTCAATGGACATGATCCCTTGAATTGATAACCGTTCTATAAAGTAAACTAAAGCAATACATATCACACATCTCCTTATTATAACAAAGTTTGTTCTCATGCATTACAAGAGCTTGGTGTATTCTCGACGCGTATTACTCAACATCGGGAAggattttctaaaagaaattttccCCTTGAGAATAGAGATTATGCTGCATTTGAAGTCTTGTTTTCTGTCTTCAATTCCAGTTCCTTACTTTTTAGGGCTGTAATGACTTAATTCACTGTGATTGTCTTTCTACCATACTTCAGGGTTGTCTTCACTTCCTTGTAGGTGTCATGTATCGAATTAATGAGAATAGCAACTTCACTTTCTGCCCCAACTCCTCCCCTGTTTGATTAAGGACATTGGTAAGTTTCTTTAACTCATCTAAATTTTCATCAAGATTCTTGTTCTGATTCATTTTAGATGAAAATAACTTATTCCTTATGAACATTTTATTGCGTTGgtctttcttttcatacaaAACCTTCAATTTCTCCCAAGTAGCAAAAGCAGTGGTTTCTTCAATTATCTGTCTCAGCACATTATCGGTAATATTCATAACAAGTGTACCGTAAGCTACCTCTtccattgtttctttttcttacttggCTAAAGTTGCAGGGAGTTCCTTTGGATCTTCTAAAGCTTCAAAACCTTTTGTGAACTAAAGATTGcagtaattctttttttccacAAGGTAAAGTCTCCATTcccatcaaaattttcaatttcatactTCGTAATAGtcattttatttcctttcttctgATGGCTCGGATACCAGTTCTTGAAAATAGtagaaacaaaagtttttatttctttgtaaaaTCAACTTTGAGACAAGTATATTCTTTTTGGGGAAATTAAAAGTAGAGTTACCtttttactcttttcttttctcccacCTTTTGGACTCGTTTGCTAGTTGTCATTTACTTTTCATTgtacttcttttcttctttgcatGGTTCACCGAGGGAGacaaggaagaaggaagaaggaagaaggattTCAAAAGGGGGTTTCTtaaggaagatgaagagatgAGAAAATCAACAAGATGAAGTTTATAGTAGTTCAGCATATAGCTTACATCCACTCTTCAAggtaaaatttcttttattcaacATTTAGTGTGAAAGTAGATTCGAGGCCGTGtgaactcattttttttattacatctCCATGGATTTATTctatgcaatttttctttgagGCTACAAGatttttattagttattttgttgaaacaaaataacttcCTCTTCTAACAAAATATAGTTGTAACTAATTATTTCTCTTCTCTAATATTTGCAGAAGTTGAGGCTCTCTTGCAGAAGATGgttcaacaaatttcaacaaGCGACGGTTGCTTAGATTTGTTAGAAGGAAGAGGGTGATGATAGTTCTTTggaggttgaagaagaagagcttGCTTCAGTTCCCACGGTGGAAGAAAGGATCGGAgcaaaaaaggagaagaagacgTGGGTCAGaattgctctgataccatataaACTAATGTCCAACAGTTAATAATTGAGGTGTTTTCTCATTAATTTAAACTGATGGTAATTAGGAGTATTTACAGTACTCTTTCACCGTACaaatttggaaaacaaaataacaaaaataactaattataatACATAATTTATACATGATAATACCcaccaacaaaatcaaaaaatatatttgtaagatGATATACTTGTACTTAATAGAAATACAAATCATTAGtaagaaatggagagaaactaaacttaatttccacaaaaactaaaaaacgaGATGTTTACCCaactaataatttgaataattaaacacTAACTAAGAGATTATGAGTTCAATCCATGATGACCACCTACGTAGGAATTAAAGAGTTAGGTGGGTAGTCCAGTGAGATTAGTTGAGGTGCGCGTAAACTTATCTAAACACtcacaaatataataaaaaatattgaatgattaaacaaaattatgaagATTGAGACGTTAAATATAATGATAGATCACATAAAAAGTTGAGAGTAAAATGATATTAAGACTAAGAGTGGATTGATTgaatatgattaaaaataagatGGAGGGAGTCAAAAGCATAAATGTGGGACAAAGTTGAGATGCATTATTAGTGAATAGATACTCTAAAAGCAACGAAATCCATGCTCACATGCGCCCCCACTCTATATTTGATAATCACTATTTTCCAAACCTAAAACCACTTTTCAAATCTCTAATCACATTATTCTTTTACTCCCATTCTTTGGGATATATAATTCAACTCCTCcatttgattgattatttACACTTTTTGTTTGTCGTTATTGCCATTTCCCTTCTCTTTCAAATGTGGGACCTTACatcattaaatttaatcttaCAAGAATTCAACTTTTACAAACACCCTCTTGCTTCTCCTCCTGCTTCTCATAtggttaaaagtaaaaaaaaaaaaagttgaaaaattattttggttgttgTGTTAAGAGCAGGTCAGGGGGGTTGGTGAGATGGACAGAATGGTAAAGAAAACCCTGTTGTGGATCCCAGTTTTAAATCCAACGTCTTTTGGTTAAATTCATAATCATCAGCTTTTGGAGTTGAGAGGGTAGAGGAGGGAGGACACACATCACATGCTACTCCACCCCCTGCCCCCTCGGTAGTCTTCTTTATTTCTGAATCTCTTCCATTAAAGAACACAAATATGTTTAGTGCATCATGGAGATGGAGATCAGTGAACCttgttattaaattaacttCTCTTTTAAAATGCACCCTACCAAACACTTATGACTTATAACATCTCAAAGTgctttcaaaacaaacaaatatatgattttattatcAACAACCAAAATTCTATAATGGAGAGTTGTGGTACAAGAGATGCAAAATGTGTACAAAGATTTGAACCATTTAACATCAATTGAGATAATTActtactaattaaaataaaatgtgtttctattagttaatctttttttttttattaaaaagaaaccaaaattagAATGTAAACAAATAATGTATTGTTCTATTTTAGAAACTACATATACTACatggtttttaaatttatttatatattaaattttcttcatgagagaaaaaacaataaaatttattaagagAGAGAATCATcttttgaaggaaaagaaataaaaacaaaagaggaaTTGGTGAAGCAAAGtaataaacaacaaatttcaatttcttttctccaaATTGAAGAAAGTGTTTGTGGTAGATATCTGTCTTTTCAACCTTTGGAAGAGGACATTGATTCCTAGAATGTagcattcaacaaaaatgagttttatcATTTCACCTCAACAAttgtatatacttttaattattacaacgatttctttcttaaattagatttgatttcaaaaaaggatttgaagtttccattttcttcGTAAGAATGAGGCAACTTTGGTCCATATCCGTATCTTCCAACCTCCTACAGAAGccatatttttagtttctagTTTCTAAATTCTAACAATGAGTGGTATAGTGTttgatattattcttttttttttaaaaaaaaataaaatttaactgATTGTACGAATTTCGTTGTTCAAATTCAAACCAAGTAGTTTATCGAATCACATATCAAGAACATATTTTAGTGGCAAGTCCTGGTCAAATATATAGAGAATGTGAATAATTTCTCGGCTAAATAGTTTTCAACCTAATAGTAACTGATGGGGGTTTTGAAACAAGTTTCTATtgcaaagaaaataaggtgCAAGGAAGATAAATTAAGGATGTAAATTATCGGTTCGAGAAAGCTCGGCTTGGCCTATGTAAGCCTCcctaataattataattatatatgattattgAATTATCATTGCCAAATCTAACATTTTTGGTGCTATCATTAACctcaaaaggaaaatatatacaaatcttgattaaaaaaaagcaCACACATTTAAACTTCAACTTCATGTAAGgttaagtataaatttatttgaaaagataaagaatataacatgcaaaagaaaaaatttgtagAACAATGTTGCTTGTTATACATATTCTAAAGCGCAAATCTTCTACGTGAGATAGataatcaatatcaaataCGTATTAGATATCAATACTCTCGTATACTTCATTGATACATATTTGATGCTAGGGACGGatccaaaagtttaaattgtaAGGAGTGGGGCTTGAACCTAGGTTTAAAAATGGTTGGAAGAAGGAGAGGAAGAGGGAGTGAGGGAGGGAGCATAAAGCTGGGGGGTCGAGCCCTTTGAGTGTATATTAAATTCATCAATGTCTAATACGcgatttgacattttttttaatatcatatacacatattctctttcaaaattaagcaacctactttttaaaaaatgcatattttCCTAACCATactgaaagaacaaaaaaaaaaaaatcaaccctAGAATCATCTAATGTTCCTCTTCAAACTTGAGTCTCTACAAAATCACGCAAGAAATAACCAACTTGTTTAACTTTGTACTTCTACCTTTtaatattcttcttctctggTTGATCTGACTCTAGTGCCAACCTTTTCTATTGTATTTCAATATCTCTAATTAATGTCGCATTTTATATTGTACTTCACCGTTTAGATTGTATTTTCACTGCAAGAAATTTTGGATCTTCTGAAGCCATTTTTACACCATCAGAAGATAAGACATCTCCCGACGCATTCATTGGTGTGTCAGGAGATGCAATATCTTCTGACGCATGACAAAAGGGAACTGTCGATGCTTTATTAAAAGCGTCGACAGTTGTGGGATAACTTCCAACAATTTTTAGGTGGCATTGGAAGTTGTCCTTCAAAAATCCTTATTCCTCATATGCCACTGTTTTCATTTCTCCACATCGCAAAATGtcatcctcttcttcttcttcctcatcttTCCCTCCTTTTTCCTCATCTTAATCTCCATCtcttaaaaaaagtagtaGTAGCATCTAGAATTCGGAGCCTGAGTGTGGTGTCTTTGTGAGGCAAAAGACCGGCTCTGGGAAGCTATTGAAGAGCTTCAACGATGACAACGAAAAGTAGCGACATGTAGATCTCATCATCCTCAGACTTGGGAACAGCTCTGACTAATGTTATTGGTAACCTCTGATAgactttccttctctcttATGGTGTTAGAGTTGGTTTGGTGTTAGAAATGTACCATCAAATCCTGTATCTGAATGTTATCTATGACatgttcataaaattttattcgatttctttattttattattgagcAATCTTGATTCTGCCTCTTCAAATACCATTCCATATCATGATACTACAAGAAATAGGGTCGTCTTTCCCAATGCAGCTCCACTTAGGAAAAAACCCCAAAACACGTTAGAGAAGTTTAACTCGATGTCTTAGTCGACGTCGACATGTACATCGAGGGAAAGCATGTCTATATGCTTTTTCCGATGCAGATCGCGTCGACAATGAAAAAACGTTCACTGACACACACAATAGTTGTTTAGCATGTTTTATCAAAATCtattgtttataaatactCTCACATCAACATTTAC of the Cucumis sativus cultivar 9930 chromosome 3, Cucumber_9930_V3, whole genome shotgun sequence genome contains:
- the LOC101219669 gene encoding LOW QUALITY PROTEIN: mitogen-activated protein kinase kinase 5 (The sequence of the model RefSeq protein was modified relative to this genomic sequence to represent the inferred CDS: inserted 1 base in 1 codon), translating into MRPFQPPPATNPPTDRTRRRPHLNLHLPQRDNTSLAVPLPLPPTSSNSAPPPSTSQLHNANRPPDPLPPQRHPFTLSDFERVSRIGSGCGGTVYKVLHRPTGHVYALKVIYGNHEDAVRLQMCREVEILRDVDNPYVVKCHDMFDHNGEIQVLLEYMDXGSLEGTHIPQEHQLSDLARQILSGLAYLHSRRIVHRDIKPSNLLINSRRQVKIADFGVGRILEQTMDPCNSSVGTIAYMSPERINSDLNQGQYNGYAGDIWSFGVSILEFYLGRFPLAVERPGDWASLMCAICMAQPPEAPATASPEFRHFIACCLQREARKRWTAAALLEHAFITRKNGASQYQNKQAHHQNLRQLLPPPPLHPPSLS